The DNA sequence GTCCGCGTCCCGCTCGGCCGGCGGACCGTGACCGCCGCCGCCGGGCGTCCGGATGGTGAGCGTCGTCCCGGCGTCGACGGCCCGCGAGACTTTCGCGGCGACGGTCTCGCCGTCGATGCGGTTCTCGCCGGTCGCACCGTCTTCGCCGCCGTTCACGCCCGCCGGCGCCGTCCGGCGGCGCTCGGTCAACAGGGACACCGTCGCGTCCGTCTGGACGGTCAGCGAGCGTTCAAGGCCGAGGCCGCCGCGGAAGCGGCCGTCGCCGCCGCTGGACGGCCGGAGCGCGTACCGCTCGACGTGCAGCGGGTATTCGGCCTCCAAGGCCTCGACGGGCGTGTTGAGCGTATTTGTCATGCCGACCTGTACGCCGTCCATCCCGTCTTTCGTCGGGCGCGCGCCGAACCCGCCGCCGATGGTCTCGTAGTACGTGAACTCGCCGCGCCGGTCACCGATGACCAGGTTGTTCATCGTCCCCTGCCCGTCGGCCGGAACGCGCTCGGGGACGGCGTCCGCGAACGCTCGCAGCGTGACGTCGGTCACCCGCTGGCTCGTCTCGACGTTGCCACCGACCACGGCCGCGGGCGGCTCGGGGTCCAGAATGGACTGCTCGGGAACGGCGACGGTTATCGGGTCGTAGCAGCCCTGATTCGGCGGTATCTTGGGGTCGGTGACCGCGCGCACGACGAAGTAGACGGCGCTCTTCGCGACCGCGCGCGGCGCGTTGAGGTTCCCCTCGACCTGGGCTGCGGTCCCGTCGAAGTCGACCGTGAGTTCGGCGCCGTCGACGGTGACCGCCGCCTGAATGGGAATATCGTCGTCGGTGACGCCGTCGCCTTCGAGGACGTCGCGGGCCTCGTACGTGCCGTCCGGCAGCGCCTCGATTTCCGCTTCCATCCGGTCCCGGGAGTACGCGACGACGGCGTCGAACGCCCGCCACAGGCGGTCGCCGTGTTCGGCGAGCAGCTCCCCGATTCGTTCCTCCGCGCGGTCATTGGCCGCGCGCTGCGCCCGCAGGTCCGCCCGCCGCTCGGCCGGCGTGCGCACGTTCGCCAGAATCAGGTCGCGGACGTCCTCGTTGACCTCGCCGCCGGCCACGAGGCGGACCGCGGGCAGCCGCAACCCCTCCTCGTAGATTTCCGTCGCGCCCGAGGGCATACTCCCGGGCGCGCTGCCGCCGACGTCGGCGTGGTGGGCGCGCGAGACGGCGTACCCGACAATCTCGCCGTCGGGCGCCATCGGCGAGACGAGCGTGACGTCCGGGAGGTGCGTGCCGCCCGCGAACGGGTCGTTGACGGCGAAGACATCCCCGGGCTCGGGGTCGCAGCCCATCACGACGTCGACCGCGTCGGGCATCGCGCCGAGGTGGACGGGGATGTGTTCGGCCTGCGCGACGAGGGCGCCGCTCGCGTCGAACAGCGCGGTCGAGCAGTCCTGTCGCTCCTTGATGTTCGGCGAGTACGCGCCCGTGATGAGGACCTGCCCCATCTCCTCGGCGACGCTCTCCAACTGGTTCCGGAGGATTTCCAGCGTCACCGGGTCGAGGTCGGCGGTCGGCTCGTCGTCGGTCATCGTGCCTCCGGTTCGGCGACGAGCGCGCCGTCGTCGCGGACGGCCACGGTCCAAGCGGGCGGGACGACGGTGGTGCTCTCGTTCTCCTCGACGACGGCCGGCCCCTGAATCGTCCGGCCGGACGCCAGTCGGGCGCGGTCGTAGACCGGCGTGTCGTAGACGCCGTCGGCGAAGACGGCCTCCCGGGTCGCCTTCCGCGGGTCGCCGGCGCCGTCGTAGTCGAGGTGCGGCGGCGTGCGGGCGACGGTCGCCGTGACTCGGCAGTTGACGAGGTGGACGGGGTCGTCCATCCGGTAGCCGTACGCGGTCTCGTGTGCGGCCGCGAACCGCTGTGCTGCCGCCTCCGGGTCGAACGCCCCGTCCACGTCCACGGTGAGGTCGAAGCTCTGACCCGCGTACTTGAGGTCCACCGAGCGGTCCAGCGACGCCGCCGCGCGGTCCGACACCGAATCGAGGACGTCGCCCTCCAGTTCGGCGAAGACGTCGGCGACGCTGTCGGCGTCCACGTCGGCGAGCGGCTGCCGGTGCGTCCGCACCGCGTCCTGTTTCTCGTCGGCGGCGAGCAGCCCGTACGCCGAGAGGACGCCCGAGGCGCGCGGGACGACGACGCGGTGCATGTCGAGGGCGTCCGCGAGCTGGACGGCATGCATCGGGCCCGCGCCGCCGAACGCGACGAGCCCGAACGCTCGCGGGTCGTAGCCGCGCTCGACGGTCACCGAGCGAATCGCCCGCGTCATGCTCGCGTTCGCGACCCGGTAGACGCCGCGCGCCGCCTCGACGGCGCCGTCCATCCCCGCTTCCGCCGCGAGGTCCGAGAGCACGTCGTGCGCTCGGTCCGCGTCCAGCGAGAGTTCGCCGCCGAGGCTCGTACTGTCCCCGATGTACCCGAGGACGAGGTTCGCGTCCGTGACGGTCGGCTTCGCGCCGCCGCGCCCGTAACAGGCGGGGCCGGGGTTCGCGCCGGCCGACTCTGGGCCGATGCGGAGCGCGCCGCCGGCGTCCACCCACGCAATCGACCCGCCGCCCGCGCCGACGGTCTCGACGTCCACCATCGGCGTGCGAATCGGCCGGCCGTTGATTTCGGCGTCGGTCGTCCGTTCGACCGTCCCGTCCCGGATGAGGCTGACGTCGCTGGACGTCCCACCCATGTCGAACGACACCAGGTCCGGCTGGGCTGCGGGGTCGTCGCTGGCCAGCGCGTTCGCACCGACGACGCCGGCGGCCGGCCCCGAGAGGGTGGTCAGCACCGCGTTCCGTCGGACCGTCTCGGCGTCCGTAATCCCCCCGTTGGCCTGCATGATGCGGGGCGCCGGAATCCCGGCGGCCGCGGCGCGCTCGGACAGCCGCCCCACGTACCGGTCGATTGCCGGTCGCACGTACGCGTCCACGACCGTCGTCGAGGTGCGCTCGTACTCCCGGAACTCGCCCAGTACCTCGTGTGAGGCCGACACCGGCGCGTCGAGTTCCTCGCGGAGCAGTTCGGCCACTTGCCGCTCGTTCTCCGGGTGGGCGTAGGCGTGCAGCAGCGATACTGCGACCGCTTCCGCGCCGTCGTCGCGAATCGCCGCCGCGACCTCACGCACCTCCCCTTCGTCGACTGTCTCGTGAACCCCGTCGGGGGTGGTTCGTTCCGCGACCTCGTAGCGGCGGTGCCGGGGCACGAGCGGGTCGGGTTTCTCCGCGTCGAGGTCGTACAGCGAGGGGCGGTCCTGCCGCCCGATTTCGAGGACGTCGCGGAACCCCGCCGTCGTGACGAGCGCGGTCTTCGCGCCGTCTTCTTCGAGCAGGGCGTTGACCGAGACGGTCATCGCGTGCGAGAACTCCTCGAGGTCGCCGGGCGCGACGCCCGCCTCCGAGCACGCCTTCTCGATGCCCGCCAGCACGCCGTCGCTTTGCTCGTCGGTACTGGGCACTTTCGCCGTCACGAGGTCGTCGCCGACGAGTAACGCGACGTCGGTGAACGTGCCGCCGACGTCGACGCCGACGACCGTTGCCGTCACACCGCCCACCCCCGGACGGACTCCGCGTCCTCCCTGCGCGACACCGTCGCGTGATTCGCAGCCATACCCACGCTACTCGATGGCGTCCTCGTATAACTAGGGACTCGCGGGGGCTTCGACGCTCGCTGCCAGCGACCCGCCCGGGACGGCGACAGTGGTTGATTTTCACTCGGTTGGAACCGGGACAAACGTTTACTACGAACCCGAGTGTCGTCTCAACTGTCGCCGGCCATCGAACACTTGGTTGAGCACCAGGCTACCTGTCACCACCGCACGCCTCTCTCTTTCGCCGGCGACGTTTCTCCCACAGGACATCGACGTACCGCCGAACTCGCACCGTAAGCGGCGGCGTCGGATCGCCGCGTTCCAGCGAATCCGTCTCGCGCTCGGATACATGTTCATCACTCGTGTTCACTCATCGTGTTCACTAGATTTGTTCATCGAACTCGTTCATTATCGAGGGCGGTTCGAGTGGCTGCGTTCAGGGAACCGAAATCGAACTCCGGGGTCGTTCGCGTCGAGGGACGGCCGCTGTCACGCTCGACGACAACCGTTCGACGGGGCGGATTTGCGGTCACTGAAACGCGGGGTCACGTATTTCAGGGCCGATGCGAGAGTACGAACCGATGTCCCTGAACATCGGCTCGTCGCTCACGGGCGGGGTTCTCCGCGTCGCGAACCGGAACGGGCTGAAACTGATTGCTGGCTACGCAGTCCTCAGTCTGGTGTGGCAGTTGACGTTCTACAGCGTGTTCGTCGCGTCGGTGGACACGACCGAGATTTCCCCACAAGAGCTGGGGCTGCCGACCGTCGACGCCCCGTTCGCGCTCCTCGCCGTCGGGGCGGTGGTCTCGCTGCTGGCGCTCCAGTACCTCTCGGTTGTCGCGCTCCGAACGTTCGTCGGCGGCCACGCCGAGACGATTCCGCGCGAGTACTTCACGCGCAACGTCGGGTACGTCCTCGTCAACTCCGTGCTCGGAAGTATCGCCTACGGCGTGCTCGTCACTGTCGGCTCGCTCCTCCTCGTCGTGCCGGGACTCATCGCGTACGTCGCGTTCCTGTTCACGCTCGTCTACGTCGCCATCGAGGACGAGAACTTCGTCGCCGCGCTCGGCGACAGCTGGACGCTCGCCCGCGGCCACTGGCTACGCCTGTTCGTCCTGATGGTGGTCTTCTCCATCGCGGTCGGCGTGGTCGCCGGCATCGTCTCGGTCGTCGCCAGCGTCGCCGTCACCGCCGCTGCCAACCCGTCGCTCGGCACCCTCGTCTCCGGCCTCGTCGCACTCCCACTCTCACTGCTCGGGCTCGGCGTCGTCGCCGAAGCGTACACGCAGCTCCGAGCCGCGCGACCGACCACCGAGAGCCTATAGACGACCTGCACCAGTACGCCTCCGTGTCGCTCTCGGGCACCGACACCACCGCCTCGTCTAGCACTCGCGTTGCGAAGGCACTCGACGGTTCTGTCGGTCGCCGTAACGCGCACAGCAGGTCGCTCGCTGCTCGCAGCGGCTGCGACGTCGCCGCGACAACTATGTACGTCCGATAGTACGACGACCGGCAGACCGGTCGTGGGGGCGCGTCACTCGGCGTCGAGCTCGAACTGGTCGTATTCGGCGGCCGCGTTCAGGACGATGCTCGTCGAGGACTCCTCGATGTCGGCGTCGGCGAGCAGTTCCTTGATGTGCTCGTTCATGTCGTCGGTGTTCTGGAACTTCCCGATGGCGATGATGTCGTAGTCGCCGGTGACCTCGTAGACGGAGACCATCTGCTTGTGCGCCCGGAGGCGGTCCGCGAGGTCGGGCAGCGACCCGCCGGCGGCCTTCAACTGGAGGATACCCGTCACGTCGTAGCCGAGTTTGCCGTAGTCGATGATGGGCGTGTAGCCCTGGATGATGCCGTCCTCTTCGAGGTCTTCGAGGTGGTTCGAAATCGTCGTCACGGAGACGTCGAGATCTTCAGCGAGGCTGCGGAAGCTCGCGCGGCCGTCCGCGAGGAGTGCGTTGATGAGTTCGGAGTCCAGTGTCTCGTAGGTCATACCCTAATCTGAACACTTGTCCAATATAGTATTACCTACTGCGAGAAAGGTATCGTACCATACAACTTTCGCCCGATTATCCGACAGGACGACAGGAGACGTGGTAAAAATTGCCACGCAGGCAACGCGGTGAGACCTCCGGCCGAGAGAGCAGGCGGTATGGCTTCGTCCGAGCGTTTATTGCAGTGGGAGCGGCTATCTCTCGACGACCGCCGGTGACCACCGACGGCTGACGACTCGACAGAGACGCTCCTCTCGGAGTCGCGCGCCTCCTACGAGACCCAGATTGCGACCATCGAGAGCATCGACGACAAGGCGATGCGGACGGTGCGGACAACCGTCCTGATTCTGGGGTTCCTCGTCTCCGCCGTCGGGATTGCCGGCCCCGACTCGGTGAGCAACCTCTCGGTGTTCGCCACGGTGTCTAGCACGGTCGGCGTCGTGGGGTTGCTCGCCGCGGGCGTCTACGGCGTCGGCATCTACACCGTGACCGAGTACGAGCCGGGAGTCGGACCGAAAGAACGAGCGCGCGCACGGCGGCTCGACGCCGAACCGAACCTCCCCGACGACGAGGGCCAACAGTACCTGCTGGAGATGTACGACCGGTGGGCGCAGGACCTCGCGCGTGAGATTCGAGCGAACGCGGCGTACCTAGAGAACGCGCAGGCGACGCTGCTGCTCGGGTCGGCGGCGCTGCTGTACGGCGCCGTCCTGTTCACGGTGCGGACCGCCTACCACCTTCCCCCGTACGTGGTCGTGCTCGCGACCGCCGGAGTGGTTCTCCTCGCGTTCGCATTTGTCAGTGATTGACATCCTCCCCGCGCTAAAGCGCGAGGATTCCTCCGTTGGGGATTCGGCTACCGACCCACAGAGGCAACTTGCGGGTTTGTGCGCACTTCTTTAGGACTTTCGTGAGGGTGTGGTTTCCCCGACCAATCGTGGTCGTCCCACTCGAATCGCACGGGCCGTGCCATCGGCCTGACTTCCGTACCGCTGTTTTCCCGAAGGAACGTCTCTGACGCCGTGAGGTCTGCGTGTCCCTCGAACCCACACGGACACGTCAGCGTATCCTCATGGCGAACCGTCTCCTCGTGGTCTCCACACTCGGGACACGTCTGACTTGTCCACGCTTCCGACTCGACTTCGAGGCTGATGCCGTATTCCTCACAGACACACGCGAGACGGTGGATGAACTTCTTGAACGCCCAGAAGTTGTGCGTCTTCTCGTTCACCCTGACCGACCAGTGCGTTTCCAGCACGTCGGTCAAATCGCCCACGTACACCGTCGCCACGCCCTCGTCGTACAGCCGTTCAACGAGGTCGCGCACCAGCGCGTTCTGTGCGTGGTCACGGCGCTTCGTCCGCTGTCGATACAGCCGTCGAATCCGCTTGGAACTGTAGCGTCCCTCGCGGAGTTTCGACTGCAGGCGGGCGATTTCGTCAGTCGTCTCACGGAACCGTCCGAACAACTCCCGACCGTCGTAGAGGTACTGGTTCCCAGTAGTCGTAGAACAGGCGACGAGGTTGTTTGCGCCAACGTCGAGGGCGGCTTCTTCCGAAGCCAGTGGTGAATCCAGTCGAGAATCAGGGACTGTGACTGGTTGGAAAGCCCTGAACGTGTCGCTCACCCCGTCGTACTCAAGTTCCAGACGACCCTGTTCGCCGTCCCACTTCGGGTTGCCTCGGACTTCGAGACGGAGGCGTTCGTGGTAGCCGAGTCCGTATTCGTCTTTCAACTCTTGCCCAACGGGGATTTCGAGACGGCTACGCTTGCCCCACTGAATCGTGTACTGGTTGTTTCGGATGTAGGTACGGAGTTCTCGTCCATCCTCATCGTTGCCCCAGTACGACGGTGGGTTCGCATGCTCTCCGTTCTCTTTGAGCGCGAAGAACGACCGCCACGCTTCGCTGTTCTTGCGCGTGACCTGTTGGACGGTCGCGCTTCCGACGACACCGTTGTAGCGTCCTCGGTACTCGGAGGTGTCCCACACGTCGCCGTCACCGAAGTAGTTCTGATGGCGTTCGTAGGTGAGTTCGTTCCACAGGGAGGCGGAGGCGTCGAGTAGCCGTAGAAGGCACTCTTTGTCGTTCTCGGTCTGTGGCACGACCTCGAAGGTGTTGACGCGCTTCATTCGTCACCACCTTCCTGTTCAGCGATGTACTGTTCGACAGCGCCCTTCGAGGAACTCCCCGCCGTACCGACGTAGTACGAACGAGTCCACTTCACGCGGTCGTCGTATCGCTGGTTATACTTCCGCGCCGAGATGCCCTTGACCCAGTTGACGATGAGTGACGGGGCGTTCTTCGGTGGACTTCCGATGAACAGGTGTACGTGGTCGGGCATGACCTCGGACTCGGCCAGTTCGAGGTCTTTGTCCTCACAGATTTCCGTGAAGATGGTTTCGAGACGGTCCTTCGTCTTCCCCGTCAGGTGTGAACGCCGATACTTCGGCACGAACACTATGTGGTAATAGAGTTCGTATTTCGCGTGACGGGTACTCTTTACCATCTATGTATACTATCATGGTCGGACCGGTTAAAAATTGTGTTGGAACCGCGTCTATGCCATCGACGGCGGTTGAATACTGTTGGTCGGCTTCATCCCCGCCCTGAAGGGCGAGGCTTTCGCCTTGAACTTTCCGTAACGATTAAAGTCTTATGTGGACGGGCGTTACAGACGACTGTATGACGCAGAACGGCGACGACTCGGTCCGCATCGAGAAGGGGTCGTCCCGGACCCGGCGGCTGTTCGCCAAACTGGGCATCGAGTCCGCGCGCCACCGCCGCGAGCGCGAGCAGTCCGGCGGCCAGTCGTAACCGCGAACGCGCTTTTGGACTTCTCGCTGGCCAGCGGGGCGGGGAATCCGTCGGCTGGCTCCCCGAACCCGGAGTCTTAACATTGTTACCCGGATAGGCGGACGTATGGCCGACGAGAAACCGACCTACGAGTTCAAGGACCGCGACGTCTACATCCTCCGCGAACTCGCGAAAGACCCCAGCGTCTCCTCCCGGGACCTCGCGGACGTCCTCGAAGCCGAGTACGGCATCGACGTCTCCTACGTCACTGTCAACGAGTCCATCCGGAACATGCGCGAGGCGGGCGTGTTCCGCGAGGCGATCATGCCCAACGAGGAGTACTTCGTGTTCGAGCTGTTCGAGTTCAAGTTCAATCCCGAGTACTTCGCGGACACGTGGCGGGAGACGATGGAACACATCCGCGACGACGAGCACACCCTGATGTATTTCCTCTCGGACGGCGAGTACCAGTGGAAGTCCATCATGCTGTTCCCCACGCGCGAGCACGGCGAGCGCTGGCTCCACGAGTTCTACAAGAACCACGGGAAGACGGTGCTGAACGTGCGCACGAGCGTGATGACGAACGTCCTCGAGTTCGGCGCCAGCCCCGACCTCTTCGACCACCTCGACGTCGCCGACGAGCGGGGGTTCTGAGGCGACGTCCCCGGACTACTCTTCGGCGGGCAGCGAGCCGTACTCCTCCTCGAAGCGCTCGACGAGGCGCTGCTTGTTGAACTTCCCGGTGGAGGTCTTCGGCACCTCGTCGACGAACTCGAAGCGGTCGGGCAGCCACCACTTCGGGAACTCTTCGAGCAAGTGCTCGCGGAGCTCCTCGACGGTCACGCCGTCCGTCGTGGCGACGTACGCGACGGGCCGTTCCTGCCACTTCTCGTGGGCGACGCCGATGACGCTGGCTTCCTCGACGCCGTCGTGGCCGATGAGCGCGTTTTCCAGCTCGATGCTGGAAATCCACTCGCCGCCGCTCTTGATGACGTCGTCAAGGCGGTCCACGATGTCGAGGAAGCCGTACTCGTCGACGGTAGCGACGTCGCCGCTGCGGAAGTAGCCGTCCTCCGTCCACGACAACTCGGTGGCGTCCGGGCGCTCGTAGTACTCGCCGGCGAGCCACGGCGCCCGCGCCTGCACCTCGCCGGGCGTCTCGCCGTCGTGGGGGACCGGCTCGCCGCCCTCGTCGCGGAGGCGAATCTGGACGCCGGGCGCGGGGACGCCGGCCTTCATGCGGAGGCGGTCCTGCTCGTCCTCGGGGAGCTGCTGGACTTCCGTCGTCATCAGGGTGTTCGCGAGGTGCGGGGACGCCTCCGTCATGCCGTAGCCTTGGCTGATGGGCGCGTCGTACACCTCGTCGTACTTCCGGATGAGCGACGCTGGTGGCGAACTCCCGCCGATGAGCACGTCGGTCAGCGAGGACAGCGACTCCGGGCCGAGGTCGTCGGCGTCCTCGATGATGCGGTCGACCTCCATCCAGACGGTCGGGACGGCCGCCGCAATCGTCACGGCCTCGTCCTGCACGATGGAGAGGAGTTCGTCGGGGTCGGTGTGCTGGCCGGGGAGCACGATGTTCGCGCCCGTGAACGTCGTCGTGTACGGCAACCCCCAGCCGTTGACGTGGAACATCGGCACGACCGGCATCACGGTGTCGGTCTCGCTGATGCCGAACACGTCGGCGTGGCTGTGCATCAGGGTGTGCAGGAACTGCCCGCGGTGGGTGTACTGGACGCCCTTCGGCAGGCCGGTGGTGCCGGACGTGTAACAGAGCGCGCTCTCGGTGTCCTCGTCGATTGCGGGCCAGTCGTAGTCGGTGTCGTACCCGTCGATGAACGACTCGTAGTCGGTCACCGCCTCCAGCGACGTGTCCGGCACGTCGCTCTCGTCGCCGAGGACCACGTACTGTTCGACGGTGTCGAGGTCGTCAGCAATCGGCTCCAGCGTCTCCACGAACTGCGGGTCCACGAACA is a window from the Halobacterium hubeiense genome containing:
- a CDS encoding hydantoinase B/oxoprolinase family protein; protein product: MTDDEPTADLDPVTLEILRNQLESVAEEMGQVLITGAYSPNIKERQDCSTALFDASGALVAQAEHIPVHLGAMPDAVDVVMGCDPEPGDVFAVNDPFAGGTHLPDVTLVSPMAPDGEIVGYAVSRAHHADVGGSAPGSMPSGATEIYEEGLRLPAVRLVAGGEVNEDVRDLILANVRTPAERRADLRAQRAANDRAEERIGELLAEHGDRLWRAFDAVVAYSRDRMEAEIEALPDGTYEARDVLEGDGVTDDDIPIQAAVTVDGAELTVDFDGTAAQVEGNLNAPRAVAKSAVYFVVRAVTDPKIPPNQGCYDPITVAVPEQSILDPEPPAAVVGGNVETSQRVTDVTLRAFADAVPERVPADGQGTMNNLVIGDRRGEFTYYETIGGGFGARPTKDGMDGVQVGMTNTLNTPVEALEAEYPLHVERYALRPSSGGDGRFRGGLGLERSLTVQTDATVSLLTERRRTAPAGVNGGEDGATGENRIDGETVAAKVSRAVDAGTTLTIRTPGGGGHGPPAERDADARERDRRDGKVTDE
- a CDS encoding hydantoinase/oxoprolinase family protein, yielding MGGVTATVVGVDVGGTFTDVALLVGDDLVTAKVPSTDEQSDGVLAGIEKACSEAGVAPGDLEEFSHAMTVSVNALLEEDGAKTALVTTAGFRDVLEIGRQDRPSLYDLDAEKPDPLVPRHRRYEVAERTTPDGVHETVDEGEVREVAAAIRDDGAEAVAVSLLHAYAHPENERQVAELLREELDAPVSASHEVLGEFREYERTSTTVVDAYVRPAIDRYVGRLSERAAAAGIPAPRIMQANGGITDAETVRRNAVLTTLSGPAAGVVGANALASDDPAAQPDLVSFDMGGTSSDVSLIRDGTVERTTDAEINGRPIRTPMVDVETVGAGGGSIAWVDAGGALRIGPESAGANPGPACYGRGGAKPTVTDANLVLGYIGDSTSLGGELSLDADRAHDVLSDLAAEAGMDGAVEAARGVYRVANASMTRAIRSVTVERGYDPRAFGLVAFGGAGPMHAVQLADALDMHRVVVPRASGVLSAYGLLAADEKQDAVRTHRQPLADVDADSVADVFAELEGDVLDSVSDRAAASLDRSVDLKYAGQSFDLTVDVDGAFDPEAAAQRFAAAHETAYGYRMDDPVHLVNCRVTATVARTPPHLDYDGAGDPRKATREAVFADGVYDTPVYDRARLASGRTIQGPAVVEENESTTVVPPAWTVAVRDDGALVAEPEAR
- the lrp gene encoding HTH-type transcriptional regulator Lrp → MTYETLDSELINALLADGRASFRSLAEDLDVSVTTISNHLEDLEEDGIIQGYTPIIDYGKLGYDVTGILQLKAAGGSLPDLADRLRAHKQMVSVYEVTGDYDIIAIGKFQNTDDMNEHIKELLADADIEESSTSIVLNAAAEYDQFELDAE
- a CDS encoding RNA-guided endonuclease InsQ/TnpB family protein — translated: MKRVNTFEVVPQTENDKECLLRLLDASASLWNELTYERHQNYFGDGDVWDTSEYRGRYNGVVGSATVQQVTRKNSEAWRSFFALKENGEHANPPSYWGNDEDGRELRTYIRNNQYTIQWGKRSRLEIPVGQELKDEYGLGYHERLRLEVRGNPKWDGEQGRLELEYDGVSDTFRAFQPVTVPDSRLDSPLASEEAALDVGANNLVACSTTTGNQYLYDGRELFGRFRETTDEIARLQSKLREGRYSSKRIRRLYRQRTKRRDHAQNALVRDLVERLYDEGVATVYVGDLTDVLETHWSVRVNEKTHNFWAFKKFIHRLACVCEEYGISLEVESEAWTSQTCPECGDHEETVRHEDTLTCPCGFEGHADLTASETFLRENSGTEVRPMARPVRFEWDDHDWSGKPHPHESPKEVRTNPQVASVGR
- the tnpA gene encoding IS200/IS605-like element ISHhu1 family transposase, with amino-acid sequence MVKSTRHAKYELYYHIVFVPKYRRSHLTGKTKDRLETIFTEICEDKDLELAESEVMPDHVHLFIGSPPKNAPSLIVNWVKGISARKYNQRYDDRVKWTRSYYVGTAGSSSKGAVEQYIAEQEGGDE
- a CDS encoding winged helix-turn-helix domain-containing protein, whose translation is MADEKPTYEFKDRDVYILRELAKDPSVSSRDLADVLEAEYGIDVSYVTVNESIRNMREAGVFREAIMPNEEYFVFELFEFKFNPEYFADTWRETMEHIRDDEHTLMYFLSDGEYQWKSIMLFPTREHGERWLHEFYKNHGKTVLNVRTSVMTNVLEFGASPDLFDHLDVADERGF
- a CDS encoding long-chain fatty acid--CoA ligase, coding for MEYDLTITKLLERARDLFDHKEIVTALPDGSTHRYTYGDAYERISQLAHALDDYGMEPGERAGVMAVNHFRHFELYFGPSCSARSIHMVNHRLPEHHLVEIIEEAADRLMFVDPQFVETLEPIADDLDTVEQYVVLGDESDVPDTSLEAVTDYESFIDGYDTDYDWPAIDEDTESALCYTSGTTGLPKGVQYTHRGQFLHTLMHSHADVFGISETDTVMPVVPMFHVNGWGLPYTTTFTGANIVLPGQHTDPDELLSIVQDEAVTIAAAVPTVWMEVDRIIEDADDLGPESLSSLTDVLIGGSSPPASLIRKYDEVYDAPISQGYGMTEASPHLANTLMTTEVQQLPEDEQDRLRMKAGVPAPGVQIRLRDEGGEPVPHDGETPGEVQARAPWLAGEYYERPDATELSWTEDGYFRSGDVATVDEYGFLDIVDRLDDVIKSGGEWISSIELENALIGHDGVEEASVIGVAHEKWQERPVAYVATTDGVTVEELREHLLEEFPKWWLPDRFEFVDEVPKTSTGKFNKQRLVERFEEEYGSLPAEE